The DNA segment ATAAGGATTATAGAACCAGGGTCGCAGCCATAAATGCGCTGAAGGCTCTGGGCGAGTCAGCCCCCGCGAAAGTTACACCAGTTTTGGAACAGGCTTTGAGCAGTGAATCCTACGACCCTGTCAAACGGCTCATAACAGCCGCTGTCGAAGAATTGAAAAAGACCAAATCTTCCTCACATTAAAAGAGTCAGCGCCCCGGTGGAAATTCCATCGAGGCGCTGCTTAGAAGTCATTATAATCTCACTTATAACATTCAAACATCGTCAATGCGTTGATCAAATGTCAAGTTCACTGACTTGTTGAGATCTTTCCTTAATGAATATGAACCTCTTTCGCACATCCTTACCCATCAGGGTATCGAAAACAATGTGGGTCTGAACTTCATCATCAACTGTTATTTTCAATATGCTTCTTGTCGCGGGATCCATGGTCGTTGACTTCAGCGTTGGAGCGTCCATCTCTCCCAAGCCCTTGAACCTCTGTATTTCCGCGTCCTTTCCGTTTCTACGCTTTAAAAGAGCTTCCTTTTCGGCGTCACTGAAGACATATTTGACCTGACTGTTCTTTCCAGACCCGATTCTGATCCTGTATAGTGGAGGCATGGCAAGGTAAAGGTGCCCCCGCTCGACCAGTTCAGGGAGAAAACGATAGAAAAACGCCAACAACAGGGTTGAAATGTGATGGCCATCTACATCAGCGTCAGTGTTGATGATAATTTTGCCGTATCTGAGTTTTGAATAGTCAAAGTTTTTGCCGATTCCTGTCCCCACACTTTGAATCAGATTGCTTATTTCTCTATTATTTCGCAGCCTTTCCAGGGACGCCTGCTCCACGTTTAAAATTTTGCCTCTAATAGGCAAAATAGCCTGGAACTTTCTGTCCCTGGCCTGCTTGGAAGACCCACCGGCGCTATCGCCCTCCACTATAAACAACTCCGTCCTATCCCTTGAATTGAGTGAACAATCGGCAAGTTTTCCCGGGAGAGTCAGTCTGGAAGTAACGCCTTTACGAGCTACTTCGTCCCTGGCCGCCCTTGACGCCACACGCGCCTGAGCCGCTAGTGTCACCCTTGAAGTAATGGCGGTGGCCTGCGACGGATTCTGGTGCAGCCACGTTTCGAACGCCGCCTTGAAGGCAGGTTCAATGTGCTGGGCCTCAGGGCTGTTTAATTTGTCCTTCGTCTGCCCCTGAAACTCCAGATTTCCATGCAGATAAACAGAGAGAATTGCGGCAATTCCTTCCTTGACATCTTCACCTGAAACGCCCTTTACCCCCTTGGGAAGGCCGTTCTTTTTTTCTAGGTAAGATCGAATTACCCGGGTGACGGCATTGCGAAACGCGTTCTCGTGGGTTCCACCAGCAGGGGTAGGAATCGAATTGACAAAAGAGAGTATTTTGGATGATGTCTCAGATGTCCAGGCAAGCGCCACCTCGAAACGAATATCATTCTGGTAGTGGAGATAAAAAGGTTGCGCTCCCACTGGCTCGTGCCCATCGATTATTTTGTTAAGAAAATCCCTTA comes from the Desulfomonilaceae bacterium genome and includes:
- a CDS encoding DNA gyrase subunit B, with the translated sequence MKGKNKSMGDSYTVNDIQVLKGLEAVRRRPGMYIGNTGPEGLHQLVWEVVDNSVDEALNGHCNEIDVMIEQDGSVTVEDRGRGIPVEVHPSTGRNTIETIFCNLHAGGKFDDDTYKVAGGLHGVGASVVNALSSRMVVWVRRNGFLHVQEFQSGKPVTALIKKKPKRGTGTKINFLPDPEIFGELHFSREIIKERLEIKSFLIAGLKINFEDRSDGSSWTFYHPEGVRDFLNKIIDGHEPVGAQPFYLHYQNDIRFEVALAWTSETSSKILSFVNSIPTPAGGTHENAFRNAVTRVIRSYLEKKNGLPKGVKGVSGEDVKEGIAAILSVYLHGNLEFQGQTKDKLNSPEAQHIEPAFKAAFETWLHQNPSQATAITSRVTLAAQARVASRAARDEVARKGVTSRLTLPGKLADCSLNSRDRTELFIVEGDSAGGSSKQARDRKFQAILPIRGKILNVEQASLERLRNNREISNLIQSVGTGIGKNFDYSKLRYGKIIINTDADVDGHHISTLLLAFFYRFLPELVERGHLYLAMPPLYRIRIGSGKNSQVKYVFSDAEKEALLKRRNGKDAEIQRFKGLGEMDAPTLKSTTMDPATRSILKITVDDEVQTHIVFDTLMGKDVRKRFIFIKERSQQVSELDI